The Pedobacter mucosus genome window below encodes:
- a CDS encoding DUF2911 domain-containing protein translates to MKNIFIVVFVLFCFGAKAQTATATDVKFPAADSSPADILYFPVNTPKAKTGEFKTPIIKIIYSRPQKKGRNVFGVLEEFGKVWRFGANESTEIHFFKKVTVGGKKIKAGTYSLFAIPNKDKWTIILNSNIDRWGAFTYDQSKDIIRVDVPTKVLVKPLEYFSLTFTGSASGADLIIGWDKTLVELPISFKP, encoded by the coding sequence ATGAAAAATATCTTCATTGTTGTTTTTGTTCTCTTTTGTTTCGGTGCAAAGGCTCAAACAGCTACTGCAACCGATGTAAAATTCCCTGCAGCAGATTCTAGTCCGGCAGATATTCTTTACTTTCCAGTAAATACGCCGAAAGCAAAAACAGGCGAATTTAAAACTCCAATTATTAAAATTATTTATTCCCGACCTCAAAAAAAAGGAAGAAATGTTTTTGGTGTTTTAGAAGAATTTGGAAAAGTGTGGCGCTTTGGAGCAAACGAAAGCACTGAAATTCATTTTTTCAAAAAGGTAACTGTTGGTGGTAAAAAGATAAAAGCTGGTACTTATAGTTTATTTGCAATTCCGAATAAAGATAAATGGACCATCATTTTAAACAGCAATATTGATAGATGGGGCGCTTTTACTTATGATCAATCGAAAGATATTATTCGTGTTGATGTACCAACAAAGGTATTAGTGAAACCGCTTGAATATTTTTCGCTGACTTTTACCGGCTCGGCTAGTGGCGCCGACTTAATTATTGGTTGGGATAAAACATTAGTAGAATTGCCGATATCCTTTAAACCTTGA
- a CDS encoding TetR/AcrR family transcriptional regulator, whose protein sequence is MKIEKIDKKQAILEAAEKLFCETGYEGTSTRQIAKESGANMAMINYYFGSKEGVFIEIMNERIAGFGAQLKIINEDKISSLEKLHRVIEGYANRILANTAFHKMMHRELSLSQRPEIYDKIKDAMSHNMLLLDKIIGDGMENGSFNKVDTRMLIATIMGTLTNIVISPSKIMPCSNFDINDPKDKKIIKDRAIAHLQDLTTVYLTTKK, encoded by the coding sequence ATGAAAATAGAAAAAATAGATAAGAAGCAGGCCATATTAGAGGCAGCTGAAAAGCTGTTTTGCGAAACAGGTTACGAAGGCACATCCACCCGTCAGATTGCAAAGGAATCTGGTGCCAACATGGCCATGATTAATTATTATTTTGGATCAAAAGAAGGTGTTTTTATAGAGATTATGAACGAGCGTATTGCTGGTTTCGGTGCTCAATTAAAGATCATTAATGAAGATAAAATTTCATCATTAGAAAAACTTCACAGGGTAATTGAAGGTTACGCAAATAGAATTCTTGCTAATACCGCCTTTCATAAAATGATGCACAGGGAATTATCCTTATCTCAACGGCCTGAAATTTATGATAAAATTAAAGATGCAATGAGTCATAACATGCTTCTTTTAGATAAAATAATTGGAGATGGGATGGAGAATGGAAGTTTTAATAAGGTTGATACGAGGATGTTAATTGCCACGATTATGGGCACGTTAACCAATATCGTTATCTCTCCAAGCAAAATTATGCCATGTTCTAACTTCGATATAAACGATCCGAAGGACAAAAAAATTATTAAAGATAGGGCCATTGCTCATTTACAAGACCTCACAACAGTTTATTTAACAACAAAAAAATGA
- a CDS encoding TolC family protein — protein MIPKSIRLMLAASLIPGALFAQSARELNINQAIELGIANSKNLKLSQNKIDQAVARLEVVNDNVLPTADVNFIYNHAEIPTSTFELPGGGSSFQLPKRADAFVGTAAVQELVYGGGKLKYAKASTKLLADVARLDADKSKEEITYAVINTYYSLYKVAQSRKVIDQNLESIAAQIKQAQRFFDQGIVTKNDVLRFQLQQANVTLTQLDIESNRKIINYNLDILLGLPEDTEVKITDPNGGLKTASSLNDYIGLAMVNRQELKQLDVQNKVADYNIKSLKANNLPTVGVGANLYYINPSGNFIPPVNQFLLPITVGATVSWNIASLWNNKNKVSEAKIQQSEITIQKDILSDQVKTDINRYYQNYQVATNKIQILETSIAQATENDKLLASKYKNNVASVTDRIDAETLLYQAKINLELAKADAGLAYYTLLKSTGKITQ, from the coding sequence ATGATACCCAAATCGATTAGATTAATGCTTGCGGCATCATTAATTCCAGGCGCTTTATTTGCACAAAGCGCTAGAGAATTAAATATTAACCAAGCAATTGAACTTGGCATAGCCAATAGTAAAAACTTAAAACTCTCTCAAAACAAAATTGACCAGGCTGTTGCAAGGTTAGAAGTTGTAAATGACAATGTTTTACCAACTGCGGATGTAAATTTTATTTACAATCATGCTGAAATACCAACCAGTACTTTTGAATTGCCTGGTGGTGGTTCATCTTTTCAGCTTCCAAAAAGAGCCGATGCGTTTGTTGGTACTGCAGCAGTGCAAGAATTGGTTTATGGTGGTGGCAAATTGAAATACGCTAAAGCATCTACCAAATTATTAGCTGATGTTGCTCGTTTAGATGCTGATAAAAGCAAAGAAGAGATTACTTATGCTGTAATCAATACTTATTATTCCCTATATAAAGTAGCGCAGAGTAGAAAGGTAATTGATCAAAATTTAGAATCAATCGCAGCACAAATTAAACAGGCGCAGCGCTTTTTTGATCAAGGTATTGTAACTAAAAATGATGTATTGCGTTTTCAATTGCAACAAGCAAATGTTACGTTAACACAGTTGGATATTGAAAGCAACCGTAAAATTATCAACTATAATCTCGATATTTTATTGGGTTTACCAGAAGATACTGAAGTTAAAATTACTGATCCAAATGGAGGATTGAAAACTGCAAGCTCACTAAATGATTATATTGGGTTAGCAATGGTTAATCGCCAGGAATTAAAGCAACTTGATGTGCAAAATAAAGTTGCCGATTATAATATCAAATCTCTAAAAGCTAATAATTTACCAACTGTTGGCGTTGGTGCAAACTTATATTACATTAACCCAAGTGGCAATTTTATTCCGCCAGTTAATCAATTTTTATTGCCTATTACCGTTGGTGCAACTGTATCATGGAATATTGCGAGCCTTTGGAATAATAAGAACAAAGTAAGTGAAGCGAAGATTCAACAAAGTGAAATTACCATTCAGAAAGATATTTTATCTGATCAGGTGAAAACGGATATCAATAGATATTATCAGAATTACCAGGTAGCAACCAACAAAATTCAGATTTTGGAAACATCCATTGCTCAAGCAACTGAGAATGATAAACTTTTAGCTTCAAAATATAAAAACAACGTAGCATCTGTTACGGATCGCATTGATGCGGAAACTTTACTTTATCAAGCAAAAATTAATTTAGAGTTAGCGAAAGCCGACGCCGGATTAGCTTACTATACATTATTAAAATCAACAGGAAAAATAACGCAATAA
- a CDS encoding HlyD family secretion protein: protein MTTEKKKKNLIVPIILGVLLIIGIVFGVTEWNYYSKHVDTDDAQIDGDISPVVARVGGYVAAINFEENTHVTEGQVLVKLDDNDYKVKLEQAQSGQKGANAGVGVAQSQILATQANTSTAKANVTAARVKLNLANKDFARYANLVKDGSITQQAFDQAKATKESAEAAYQAAEDQYTAAVKQVGTTQSQLAVSSNVISQRQSDIDFAKLQLSYTDIKSPATGIVSKKNVQKGQLIQPGQSLFSVVNDGSIYVTANFKETQLENIKTGSKVQIEVDAYPEEKIQGEVYNFSPITGAKGSLLPPDNATGNFVKVVQRIPVKIKIHPSKELLAKLRPGMSVKASVSTN from the coding sequence ATGACAACTGAAAAGAAAAAAAAGAATTTAATAGTACCCATTATTTTAGGTGTTTTATTAATTATAGGGATAGTTTTTGGAGTAACCGAATGGAATTATTACAGCAAACATGTTGATACGGATGATGCACAAATTGATGGAGATATCAGTCCGGTTGTAGCCCGTGTTGGCGGTTATGTGGCTGCTATAAATTTTGAGGAAAATACTCATGTAACCGAAGGACAAGTTTTGGTTAAACTTGACGACAATGACTACAAAGTTAAGTTAGAACAAGCCCAGTCTGGTCAGAAAGGTGCCAATGCCGGTGTAGGTGTTGCTCAATCGCAAATTTTAGCAACTCAAGCAAATACGAGTACAGCCAAGGCGAATGTTACTGCTGCTAGGGTTAAATTAAATTTGGCAAACAAAGATTTTGCCCGTTATGCAAACCTTGTAAAAGATGGTTCGATAACACAACAAGCATTTGATCAGGCTAAAGCTACAAAGGAATCAGCAGAAGCTGCTTACCAAGCTGCAGAAGATCAATATACGGCTGCAGTTAAACAAGTTGGCACTACACAATCGCAATTAGCAGTGAGTAGTAATGTAATTAGCCAACGCCAAAGTGACATTGATTTTGCTAAACTTCAATTATCATATACTGATATTAAATCGCCAGCTACAGGTATAGTTTCCAAAAAGAATGTTCAAAAAGGACAGTTAATTCAACCCGGACAATCTTTGTTTTCTGTCGTAAATGATGGAAGTATTTACGTTACTGCAAACTTCAAAGAAACGCAATTAGAAAATATTAAAACAGGTTCGAAAGTACAGATTGAGGTTGATGCTTATCCTGAAGAAAAAATTCAAGGTGAAGTTTATAATTTCTCGCCAATAACAGGTGCAAAAGGATCTTTATTACCTCCTGATAATGCTACAGGTAACTTTGTTAAAGTTGTACAACGTATTCCTGTAAAAATCAAAATTCATCCATCAAAAGAATTGTTAGCCAAATTACGCCCAGGAATGAGTGTTAAAGCTTCAGTTTCTACTAATTAA
- a CDS encoding DHA2 family efflux MFS transporter permease subunit, which translates to MAEVGLKKWIITFTVITASLLELIDTTIVNVAIPQIQGNLGATLEDVAWLSTGYAVANVIILPMSGWLGSRFGRKNYFLTSIIVFTLVSFLCGNATSLNELILFRILQGVAGGGLISTAQAILIETWPREDVGIATALFGLGAVVGPTVGPTIGGYILEIADWPWIFYVNIPVGILAAYCTITFIRETPKDGQGKPVDWWGIGLLAIAVGSLQTLLEKGESEDWFSTPYITALAVASVFGLLLFIWRETSTDHPIVNLRIMKKRSFSIGMFTSFILGFGLYGSVFVFPVFAQNLLGFTPLQTGKLFIAGGICTIMMMPFIGIMLKKGVPAQFMATGGMFLFFVFCYMLSKSTLASGTGDFFWPLVIRGFGMALLFVPLTTLAMQDLSGPEIGQGSGLNNMSRQLGGSFGIAALTTLIHIRAGFHRSNLLTNINEYNPSFVQKLNGLTSNFMAKGSSFIDAKLMAMKAIEGSVIKQTMLLTYNDAYWVAGLIMLFSIPLLYLQKFKKNANVVTDAH; encoded by the coding sequence ATGGCCGAAGTAGGTTTAAAAAAGTGGATTATTACCTTTACAGTTATCACAGCTTCTTTATTGGAGTTAATTGATACAACCATTGTAAACGTAGCAATTCCTCAAATACAGGGAAACCTGGGGGCCACCTTGGAGGATGTGGCCTGGCTTTCTACCGGTTATGCGGTAGCAAATGTTATTATTTTACCCATGTCTGGTTGGTTGGGTAGTCGTTTTGGACGGAAAAATTATTTTCTAACATCCATAATCGTTTTTACACTCGTTTCCTTTTTATGTGGAAATGCCACATCTCTAAATGAGCTTATCTTATTTAGGATTTTGCAAGGTGTAGCCGGTGGTGGCTTAATATCGACAGCACAAGCAATTTTGATTGAAACCTGGCCACGTGAAGATGTTGGTATTGCAACCGCTTTATTCGGTTTGGGCGCTGTAGTTGGACCAACAGTAGGACCAACCATTGGTGGTTATATTCTGGAAATAGCAGATTGGCCATGGATATTTTATGTAAATATTCCCGTCGGGATACTCGCCGCATATTGTACGATAACTTTTATTCGAGAGACGCCAAAAGATGGGCAAGGAAAACCAGTCGATTGGTGGGGAATTGGGTTGCTTGCTATTGCGGTTGGTAGTTTACAAACCTTATTAGAAAAAGGAGAAAGTGAAGATTGGTTTTCAACACCATATATTACAGCATTAGCGGTAGCATCTGTTTTTGGATTATTGTTATTTATTTGGCGTGAAACCAGTACCGATCATCCAATCGTAAATTTAAGAATTATGAAAAAACGTAGCTTCTCTATCGGGATGTTTACCTCTTTCATATTAGGATTTGGATTGTACGGATCTGTATTTGTTTTCCCTGTTTTTGCACAAAATTTATTAGGTTTTACACCTTTACAAACAGGAAAGCTATTTATTGCCGGAGGGATTTGTACCATTATGATGATGCCGTTTATTGGTATTATGCTTAAAAAAGGAGTGCCTGCACAATTTATGGCTACAGGCGGTATGTTTCTATTCTTCGTTTTTTGCTATATGTTAAGTAAATCTACGCTTGCTTCTGGAACAGGTGATTTCTTTTGGCCCTTAGTGATCAGAGGATTCGGAATGGCTTTGCTATTTGTACCATTAACAACACTGGCTATGCAAGATTTATCAGGGCCGGAAATTGGACAAGGATCTGGATTAAATAACATGAGCAGGCAACTTGGAGGTTCTTTCGGAATCGCAGCTTTAACAACGTTAATTCACATTCGTGCAGGTTTTCATAGAAGCAATTTATTAACTAATATTAATGAGTACAATCCATCTTTTGTTCAAAAGTTAAACGGTTTAACCAGTAATTTTATGGCTAAAGGTTCATCATTTATTGATGCAAAATTAATGGCGATGAAAGCAATAGAAGGTTCGGTTATTAAGCAAACAATGTTACTAACTTATAATGATGCCTATTGGGTTGCAGGATTAATTATGTTATTCTCTATTCCGTTATTATATCTGCAGAAATTTAAGAAAAATGCAAATGTTGTAACTGATGCGCATTAA
- a CDS encoding phosphoenolpyruvate carboxylase, translating to MPKLRLTTQRESIFNNEVISKFELFNSLFLTLPFYKIKDTGTLLPLFFKSCEEGIANGQKPAQVIEEFFAKYTSYEKSTDIVDLLFRFIQYIERQVVLFDAVEDASFTKLNTTDEQSTLASILKKNADNKPMLAKIEKLIDELSLRLVLTAHPTQFYPGSVLAIITDLTTAIKNNDITVMNSLLQQLGKTPFFNKKSPTPVDEALNLAWFLENTFYFAAANIQEEIDQNLDEYNLETKKILELGFWPGGDRDGNPNIHVDTTLEVSKMLRQILFRCYYRDFRAIKRRITFRGVEDNIAILHDVLYKNAFDQTCELKDISGELTQNLNKIKETLLLEHDGLFVELVNDLIRKVDLYGNYFASLDIRQDSRVLRSAHAYCRQNKPISSLYPADYDKLSEGEKLKLISFKEATIADPTESDDLTADTIKTIKEIKGIQKRNGEKACHRFIISNCQQASDILQLVELFLWNGWSKDTLTIDFVPLFETVNDLKGAAAIMDTLYSNPFYKAHLESRGNKQDIMLGYSDSTKDGGYLMANWSIFNGKTSLSAVSAKHNIQLAFFDGRGGPPARGGGKTHRFYASMGKEIANKNMQLTVQGQTISSQYGSIESAEFNIEQLINAGISSGLKEKHNILLDTENKTLLDEMAEDSYKAYVDLREHPLFVSYLEKLSPLKLLSQVNISSRPVKRNGGGEMKLEDLRAISFVTAWSMLKQSVPGFYGMGTSLKNQEKAGNWDKVVKVYQDSDYLKTIVDNCMMSMSKSDFKITAHLATDATFGAFWTQLHNEFELSKSMLLKLSGQETLMANYPVDKKSIATRERIVLPLVLIQHFALEKLQHEHTEKEQNALEKLAVRTVFGIVNAGRNLA from the coding sequence ATGCCAAAACTCCGTTTAACAACACAACGTGAATCGATTTTCAATAATGAAGTTATCTCGAAATTCGAGCTTTTTAACAGTCTTTTTTTAACACTTCCTTTTTATAAAATTAAAGACACAGGTACTTTATTGCCTCTTTTTTTTAAGAGTTGCGAAGAAGGAATTGCTAACGGACAAAAGCCAGCTCAAGTTATTGAAGAGTTTTTTGCTAAATATACCAGCTATGAAAAGAGCACTGATATTGTTGATTTGCTGTTTCGTTTTATCCAATATATAGAGCGACAAGTTGTTCTTTTTGACGCTGTAGAAGATGCATCTTTTACAAAGTTAAATACTACAGATGAGCAAAGTACATTAGCATCTATTCTAAAAAAGAATGCTGATAATAAACCAATGTTGGCTAAAATTGAAAAGCTGATTGATGAACTTTCCTTGCGCTTAGTTTTAACGGCTCACCCTACTCAGTTTTATCCAGGTAGTGTTTTAGCAATTATTACAGATTTAACTACAGCGATTAAGAATAATGATATTACTGTAATGAATTCTTTATTGCAGCAATTAGGTAAAACCCCATTTTTTAACAAAAAATCGCCAACACCAGTTGATGAAGCTTTAAATTTAGCCTGGTTTTTAGAGAATACATTTTATTTTGCTGCGGCTAATATTCAGGAGGAAATTGACCAAAATCTTGATGAATATAATTTAGAAACTAAAAAGATTTTAGAGTTAGGTTTTTGGCCTGGCGGCGATCGTGATGGTAACCCAAATATCCATGTTGATACAACTTTAGAAGTTTCTAAAATGTTGCGCCAAATACTTTTCCGCTGTTATTATCGCGATTTCCGTGCAATAAAACGCCGCATTACTTTTAGAGGTGTTGAAGATAATATTGCCATTTTACATGATGTTTTATATAAAAACGCCTTCGATCAAACGTGTGAACTTAAAGATATATCAGGCGAGTTAACCCAAAATTTGAATAAAATAAAAGAAACTTTATTATTAGAACATGATGGTTTATTTGTTGAATTGGTTAACGATTTAATTAGAAAAGTAGACTTATACGGTAACTACTTTGCCTCATTAGATATCCGTCAGGATAGCCGGGTTTTAAGAAGTGCTCATGCTTATTGTCGTCAAAACAAGCCCATTTCTTCTCTATATCCTGCTGATTATGATAAATTATCCGAAGGAGAAAAACTAAAATTGATATCGTTTAAAGAAGCTACAATTGCAGATCCAACTGAATCTGATGATTTAACGGCAGACACAATTAAAACCATTAAGGAGATTAAAGGAATTCAAAAGAGAAACGGAGAAAAAGCTTGTCATCGATTTATTATAAGCAATTGTCAGCAAGCAAGTGATATTCTTCAGTTGGTCGAATTATTTTTATGGAATGGATGGAGTAAAGATACCTTAACAATTGATTTTGTTCCCCTTTTTGAAACTGTAAATGATTTAAAAGGAGCCGCTGCAATTATGGATACGCTTTACAGTAATCCATTTTATAAAGCACATTTAGAAAGTCGCGGAAACAAGCAAGATATTATGCTTGGTTATTCTGATAGTACAAAAGATGGTGGTTATTTAATGGCTAACTGGTCTATTTTTAATGGCAAAACTTCCTTATCAGCTGTATCGGCTAAACATAATATTCAGCTGGCATTTTTTGATGGCCGCGGTGGGCCGCCGGCTCGTGGTGGTGGTAAAACGCATCGTTTTTATGCCTCAATGGGAAAAGAAATTGCGAATAAAAACATGCAATTAACTGTTCAGGGCCAAACCATTAGCTCTCAATATGGATCAATTGAAAGTGCAGAATTTAATATTGAGCAGCTAATAAATGCTGGAATTAGCTCAGGCCTAAAAGAGAAGCATAACATTTTATTAGATACTGAAAATAAAACTTTGCTTGATGAAATGGCTGAGGATAGTTACAAAGCTTATGTAGATTTACGTGAGCATCCATTATTTGTAAGTTATCTTGAAAAATTATCACCACTAAAATTATTATCGCAGGTTAACATTAGTAGTAGACCAGTAAAAAGAAATGGTGGCGGCGAAATGAAACTAGAAGATTTAAGGGCAATTAGCTTTGTAACGGCGTGGAGTATGCTAAAACAAAGCGTACCTGGCTTCTATGGTATGGGTACTTCCCTAAAAAACCAAGAGAAAGCTGGTAACTGGGATAAAGTCGTTAAGGTTTATCAGGATTCTGATTATTTAAAAACCATTGTGGATAACTGCATGATGAGTATGAGTAAATCAGACTTTAAAATTACAGCGCATTTAGCTACAGATGCAACGTTTGGTGCTTTCTGGACACAACTTCATAATGAGTTTGAATTATCAAAATCGATGCTGCTAAAATTATCTGGTCAGGAAACTTTAATGGCTAATTACCCAGTTGATAAAAAATCTATTGCCACACGTGAACGAATTGTATTGCCTTTAGTTTTAATTCAGCATTTTGCCTTAGAAAAATTGCAACATGAGCATACTGAAAAGGAGCAAAACGCTTTGGAAAAACTAGCCGTAAGAACGGTTTTTGGTATTGTAAATGCTGGTAGAAATTTGGCTTAA
- a CDS encoding DUF6952 family protein, with product MKIPIIRQLFQNTTPAQLETTLEVLEAFCEFRGVNEHEVDLAGEMITNICGALEVHQMVADGAVEKDALNAFGQKVMGSIDR from the coding sequence ATGAAAATTCCAATTATAAGACAGTTATTTCAAAACACTACTCCAGCGCAGTTGGAGACAACTTTAGAAGTTTTGGAAGCCTTTTGTGAATTCAGAGGTGTAAACGAACATGAAGTTGATTTGGCTGGAGAAATGATTACGAATATTTGTGGAGCGCTTGAAGTTCATCAAATGGTAGCTGATGGTGCCGTTGAGAAAGATGCATTAAACGCTTTCGGACAAAAAGTAATGGGTTCGATTGATCGATAA
- a CDS encoding thioredoxin family protein, protein MFLELTEDNLQQYLADNNKVMVQYAASWCGNCRIMKPKFKKLASENDEVAFLIVDAEKLPNSRKFANVDNLPTFAAFEGGNLVDQVQTNKPEGLLELFNKIK, encoded by the coding sequence ATGTTTTTAGAATTAACAGAAGATAATCTTCAACAATATTTAGCTGATAACAATAAGGTTATGGTTCAATATGCTGCATCTTGGTGTGGAAACTGTAGAATCATGAAACCAAAATTTAAGAAATTGGCTTCCGAAAATGATGAAGTAGCCTTCTTAATTGTTGATGCAGAAAAACTTCCAAACTCACGCAAATTTGCCAATGTTGATAATTTACCAACGTTCGCAGCTTTTGAAGGAGGCAACTTGGTTGATCAGGTGCAAACCAACAAACCAGAAGGTTTATTAGAACTTTTTAATAAAATCAAGTAA
- a CDS encoding peroxiredoxin, producing the protein MAIVGKKFPSVSIDAMSEMGDDLKINIFEEAVNKNSKVLLFWYPKDFTFVCPTELHAFQAALPEFEQRNTIVIGASCDTNEVHFAWLSTPKDNGGIEGVTYPILADTHRQLSGILDILDQEINYDEEGNESFSGSNVSFRATYLIDETGKVFHESVNDMPLGRNVKEYLRLIDAYTHVQKHGEVCPANWEEGKEAMNANRTGVAEYLAAN; encoded by the coding sequence GTAGGTAAAAAATTCCCTAGCGTAAGTATAGATGCGATGTCCGAAATGGGCGATGATTTGAAGATTAATATATTTGAAGAAGCAGTTAACAAAAATAGTAAAGTGTTATTATTTTGGTATCCAAAAGATTTCACTTTTGTTTGTCCAACAGAATTACATGCTTTCCAAGCAGCTTTACCAGAATTTGAGCAAAGAAATACAATCGTTATTGGCGCATCATGCGATACAAACGAAGTTCATTTTGCTTGGTTAAGCACTCCAAAAGATAATGGTGGTATCGAAGGTGTAACTTATCCAATTTTAGCAGATACGCACAGACAATTATCTGGTATTTTAGATATTTTAGATCAAGAGATTAATTACGATGAAGAAGGAAATGAATCTTTCTCAGGTTCGAATGTTTCTTTTAGAGCAACTTATTTAATTGACGAAACTGGTAAAGTTTTCCACGAAAGTGTTAATGATATGCCATTGGGCAGAAATGTTAAAGAATATTTGCGCTTAATTGATGCTTATACTCACGTTCAAAAACATGGTGAAGTTTGTCCGGCAAATTGGGAAGAAGGTAAAGAAGCAATGAATGCTAATAGAACTGGCGTTGCTGAATATTTAGCCGCTAACTAA